Proteins from a single region of Gemmatimonadaceae bacterium:
- a CDS encoding twin-arginine translocation pathway signal protein, translating to MENDDAPVGRVLSRREVLTLFGIGGAGLLGVRALNAEAIAAAPRTAPGWLPACVVRPEQMEGPYFVDEKLNRTDIRADPTDGSVRQGTPLDVELRLTKVVAGNCMPLVGATVDLWQCDAVGVYSDVVDFQGKFDTRGKKFLRGLQVSDATGLVRFHTIYPGWYEGRAVHLHVKVRTPVEGGKHHDFTSQLYFDEAHTEAVYARAPYSAKRTGWLRNAQDDIFRSGGTSLLLDLSRKGNGYVGKFDLGVDLTA from the coding sequence ATGGAAAACGATGACGCGCCGGTAGGAAGAGTCTTGTCGCGGCGGGAAGTGCTCACGCTCTTCGGCATCGGAGGAGCCGGCCTGCTTGGTGTTCGCGCCCTCAACGCCGAGGCAATCGCCGCCGCGCCGCGCACCGCTCCGGGGTGGCTCCCCGCGTGCGTCGTGCGGCCCGAGCAGATGGAAGGGCCCTACTTCGTCGACGAGAAGCTCAACCGCACCGACATCCGCGCCGACCCGACCGATGGCTCGGTGCGCCAGGGGACGCCCCTCGACGTTGAGCTGCGCCTGACGAAGGTGGTCGCGGGCAACTGCATGCCGCTGGTAGGTGCGACCGTCGACCTGTGGCAGTGCGATGCCGTTGGCGTCTACTCGGACGTCGTCGACTTCCAGGGCAAGTTCGACACGCGGGGCAAGAAGTTCCTGCGTGGGCTGCAGGTATCGGACGCCACGGGTCTCGTGCGCTTCCACACGATCTATCCCGGCTGGTACGAAGGCCGTGCCGTTCACCTGCACGTGAAGGTGAGGACGCCGGTCGAAGGCGGCAAACACCACGACTTCACGTCGCAGCTCTATTTCGACGAAGCGCACACCGAAGCGGTGTATGCGCGCGCGCCGTATTCGGCGAAGCGCACCGGATGGCTGCGCAACGCCCAGGACGACATCTTCAGGAGCGGAGGCACCAGTCTGCTCCTCGACCTGTCCCGCAAGGGCAACGGCTACGTCGGGAAGTTTGACCTCGGTGTTGACCTCACGGCCTGA
- a CDS encoding winged helix-turn-helix transcriptional regulator, producing MIQRDTRFDGPAAVVQRQPVPVAAMVENIVGCKWSVRLLQLCAEGHHRPSAFLRACEGLSTKVMNERLQKMIRFGILERRAFGEKPPIEVEYRFTPFGNRFMGILEEVRRLQAAVDDGVPGVLEQTSDASLGPRLPAP from the coding sequence ATGATCCAGCGTGATACCCGGTTCGATGGACCCGCGGCGGTGGTGCAGCGACAACCCGTTCCCGTCGCCGCGATGGTCGAGAACATCGTCGGATGCAAGTGGTCGGTGCGGCTGCTGCAATTGTGCGCCGAAGGCCATCACCGACCCAGCGCCTTCCTGCGCGCCTGCGAAGGTCTGTCGACCAAGGTGATGAACGAGCGGCTGCAGAAGATGATTCGCTTCGGGATCCTCGAGCGTCGTGCATTCGGCGAGAAGCCTCCCATCGAGGTGGAGTATCGCTTCACGCCCTTCGGCAACCGTTTCATGGGGATCCTCGAAGAAGTGCGAAGACTGCAGGCCGCGGTCGACGACGGCGTGCCCGGCGTCCTCGAGCAGACGAGCGACGCGTCCCTCGGCCCTCGGCTGCCTGCGCCATGA
- a CDS encoding SRPBCC domain-containing protein translates to MTSADPRAQATAQTLVVEFDLAHAPAKVWRALTEPELLAEWLLPALDFRLEPGAAFMFRTQPYPGWDGTVNCRVLEIEPQRKLSYTWTVPFLETVVTFILAPSNAGTHLTIVQSGFTATQKREFGGARYGWNMMGGKLVDLLRRLP, encoded by the coding sequence ATGACATCCGCCGACCCCAGGGCCCAGGCAACCGCGCAGACCCTTGTCGTGGAGTTCGACCTCGCGCACGCGCCAGCGAAGGTTTGGCGTGCGCTGACCGAGCCCGAACTCCTCGCCGAGTGGTTGCTTCCGGCCCTCGACTTCCGGCTCGAGCCCGGAGCTGCGTTCATGTTCCGCACGCAGCCGTACCCAGGCTGGGACGGCACCGTAAACTGTCGGGTGCTCGAGATCGAGCCGCAGCGGAAGCTCAGCTACACGTGGACGGTGCCGTTTCTGGAGACCGTGGTGACGTTCATCCTCGCGCCGAGCAATGCGGGCACGCATCTGACCATCGTGCAGTCCGGCTTCACCGCGACTCAGAAGCGGGAGTTCGGTGGCGCGCGTTACGGCTGGAACATGATGGGCGGGAAGCTGGTCGACCTGCTGAGGCGGCTCCCGTGA
- a CDS encoding urea transporter has translation MRWNSSGLAIDDADGRLHPVAFLDAVLRGVGQVMLQNNSFTGLIFLAGISWHSVLYGLATLIGAAVGTATAVLLDADRSDVRAGLFGFNGALVGVALVVFLEPNVLTWICVVLGAACSTVAMAALLQLFAASRLPALTAPFVVTTLCFVLAASRFAAVLATDARPIAGLPGAATVEGVVSTSTVAHGLASGVAQVFLQDNVITGALFALGLLVSSSVACLAALAGSLAGLLLGWALGAGEPALRSGALGFNGVLTAIALSAAYAPSVTSLAYVATAVALATVLSATLSAALQPMGVPALTAPFVLVVWVFVAAAPRFSRLL, from the coding sequence ATGAGGTGGAACTCGTCAGGCCTGGCGATCGACGACGCGGACGGTCGACTGCATCCGGTGGCTTTCCTCGATGCGGTGCTGCGTGGCGTTGGTCAGGTCATGCTGCAGAACAACAGCTTCACCGGACTGATCTTTCTGGCCGGTATCTCCTGGCACTCGGTGCTCTACGGCCTGGCGACGCTCATCGGCGCAGCCGTTGGCACGGCGACCGCTGTGTTGCTTGACGCCGATCGCAGCGACGTGCGCGCCGGCCTCTTTGGCTTCAACGGCGCTCTGGTCGGCGTCGCGCTGGTCGTTTTCCTCGAACCGAATGTCCTGACGTGGATCTGCGTGGTGCTCGGTGCCGCGTGCAGCACGGTGGCCATGGCCGCCTTGCTCCAACTGTTTGCAGCATCCCGACTGCCCGCGCTGACCGCGCCGTTCGTGGTCACCACCCTGTGTTTCGTTCTCGCGGCGTCCCGATTCGCCGCGGTGCTGGCCACTGACGCACGTCCGATCGCCGGGCTTCCCGGTGCGGCGACAGTCGAAGGCGTCGTCAGCACGTCGACCGTGGCCCACGGGCTCGCGTCAGGTGTCGCGCAGGTCTTCCTGCAGGACAACGTCATCACCGGCGCACTGTTCGCCCTCGGCCTCCTCGTCAGCTCGAGCGTCGCGTGTCTTGCCGCTCTCGCTGGTTCCCTCGCCGGGCTGCTCCTCGGCTGGGCACTCGGCGCCGGTGAGCCCGCGCTTCGCAGCGGTGCGCTCGGCTTCAACGGCGTGCTCACGGCCATCGCACTGTCGGCCGCGTACGCACCGAGCGTGACATCGCTCGCGTACGTCGCAACCGCCGTGGCCCTCGCGACCGTGCTCTCGGCCACGCTCTCTGCGGCGCTGCAGCCGATGGGCGTACCGGCGCTGACGGCGCCATTCGTGCTCGTCGTGTGGGTGTTCGTGGCGGCGGCGCCCCGGTTCTCTCGGCTGCTTTGA
- a CDS encoding protogloblin ApPgb, which yields MKKSVLFTGDDVAALRRSHDIVKDQVEAILDVWYGFVGSNPHLLASFTGTTDGQPLSAYLGGVRRRFGQWILDTARAEYDQAWLDYQHEIGLRHHRTKKNRTDGAASSAIVPFRDLFLLIFPVTVTLKPFLAGQGRTADEVDRMYAAWVKSCLLQVTLWSHAYVRDGDF from the coding sequence ATGAAGAAGAGCGTCCTCTTCACCGGCGACGACGTAGCCGCGCTCCGGCGGTCGCACGATATCGTGAAGGACCAGGTCGAAGCGATCCTCGATGTGTGGTACGGATTCGTGGGCTCGAACCCGCACCTGCTGGCCTCGTTCACCGGCACCACCGATGGCCAGCCGCTGAGTGCGTACCTGGGCGGCGTCCGGCGAAGATTCGGGCAGTGGATCCTCGACACCGCACGCGCCGAATACGACCAGGCATGGCTCGACTACCAGCACGAGATCGGACTGCGGCACCACCGCACGAAGAAGAACCGCACCGATGGGGCGGCGTCGAGCGCCATCGTGCCGTTCCGAGATCTCTTCCTGTTGATCTTCCCGGTGACCGTCACGCTCAAGCCGTTCCTCGCGGGCCAGGGGCGCACCGCGGACGAAGTCGATCGGATGTACGCGGCGTGGGTGAAGTCCTGCCTCCTGCAGGTGACCCTGTGGAGCCACGCCTATGTGCGCGACGGCGACTTCTGA
- a CDS encoding amidohydrolase family protein has product MPAPFLPAARRRNALAVLAFTALLTLLPRVFAAQAPDRWALVGGTVIPATGGAAVTDAVVLVEGRHIRAVGPRASTRLPVGTREVDARGRFILPGMIDANVHLVLMITPEFYVKYEERFSDIAVQGAQIALKFGLTTVMDSWGPLGPLLEARRRISNGSVEAARVLVAGNIAGLGGPFSPYFMGTYDLRGTDLRYGGWVHPIIQARINAMWEAGAGPELLGMTATEAGRAIATYLGQGPDFLKVAVSAHGIGPVEPLMFSSAALAAMRNATRQAGKHFQTHTFSLESLREAVAVHPQLLQHPNVMSVPPSTPAQLAMLDSLLAEIRRLGIYSAPLAVPHDAQQAVYESWTADDTRRDPHLGAVIQGRQRGSTREAFEARRVLLQRWIASGVKFVIGTDQGPEAAELGPVVWGRMGRRHFEVMEGLQQAGARPMDIIVAATRHGAEAYGLADSLGTIEVGKVADLLVVDDDPLRDVGNLRRIHQVIKGGRVVSRDALPTVKVLEFDPAARWPR; this is encoded by the coding sequence ATGCCCGCACCATTCCTTCCCGCCGCCCGCCGCCGAAACGCGTTGGCGGTGCTCGCGTTCACCGCCCTGCTCACGCTGCTTCCACGCGTGTTCGCTGCTCAGGCGCCGGATCGTTGGGCTCTGGTCGGCGGCACGGTGATTCCGGCAACCGGAGGCGCAGCGGTCACCGATGCCGTGGTGCTCGTGGAGGGACGGCACATTCGCGCGGTGGGCCCTCGTGCGTCGACGCGCCTGCCCGTGGGTACGCGCGAAGTCGATGCGCGCGGGCGCTTCATCCTCCCGGGGATGATCGACGCGAACGTGCATCTCGTGCTGATGATCACGCCCGAGTTCTACGTGAAGTACGAAGAGCGCTTTTCTGACATCGCCGTGCAGGGCGCGCAGATCGCGCTCAAGTTCGGGCTGACCACGGTCATGGACTCGTGGGGGCCACTTGGCCCGCTGCTCGAAGCACGTCGCCGAATCTCGAACGGCAGCGTCGAGGCCGCGCGTGTGCTGGTGGCCGGCAACATCGCGGGGCTCGGCGGGCCGTTCAGCCCGTATTTCATGGGCACATACGACCTCCGTGGCACCGACCTGCGCTACGGCGGCTGGGTCCACCCGATCATCCAGGCACGCATCAACGCGATGTGGGAGGCCGGGGCCGGTCCTGAACTCCTCGGCATGACGGCCACCGAAGCGGGTCGCGCGATCGCGACGTACCTCGGGCAGGGTCCCGACTTTCTCAAGGTGGCGGTCAGCGCGCACGGCATCGGGCCGGTCGAACCGTTGATGTTCTCGTCCGCCGCACTGGCGGCGATGCGAAACGCGACGCGGCAGGCCGGCAAGCACTTCCAGACGCACACGTTTTCGCTCGAAAGCCTGCGCGAGGCCGTGGCCGTGCACCCGCAGTTGCTCCAGCACCCGAACGTGATGAGCGTACCTCCGTCGACACCGGCGCAGCTCGCGATGCTCGACTCGCTGCTCGCGGAGATTCGGAGACTCGGCATCTACTCAGCGCCGCTCGCCGTGCCTCACGATGCGCAACAGGCGGTCTATGAATCGTGGACCGCTGATGACACGCGCCGCGACCCGCACCTGGGCGCGGTGATCCAGGGGCGTCAGCGCGGCAGCACGCGCGAAGCGTTCGAGGCGCGCCGCGTCCTGCTCCAACGATGGATTGCCAGCGGCGTGAAGTTCGTGATCGGCACCGACCAGGGACCGGAGGCCGCCGAGCTCGGACCCGTGGTCTGGGGACGCATGGGTCGGCGGCATTTCGAGGTCATGGAAGGCCTGCAACAGGCGGGCGCGCGTCCGATGGACATCATCGTCGCCGCCACGCGCCACGGCGCCGAAGCCTACGGACTGGCCGATTCGCTGGGGACGATCGAGGTCGGCAAAGTGGCCGACCTGCTGGTCGTCGACGACGACCCACTGCGCGATGTCGGCAACCTTCGGCGGATCCACCAGGTGATCAAGGGTGGACGTGTGGTGAGCCGCGATGCGTTGCCGACCGTCAAGGTGCTGGAGTTCGATCCGGCGGCGCGCTGGCCGCGTTAG
- a CDS encoding transcriptional regulator, whose amino-acid sequence MATAPARPDLVFAAISHPARREMLDRLTRGERSVTDIAAHFDMSRPAVSQHLRLLLDAGLVAERRQGRERRYRLVAERLAPVRDWIATYSAFWVERGRRLERLLETMDP is encoded by the coding sequence ATGGCGACTGCGCCCGCCCGACCCGATCTGGTTTTCGCTGCCATCAGTCATCCCGCGCGTCGCGAGATGCTGGACCGGCTCACGCGGGGGGAGCGCTCGGTGACCGACATCGCCGCACACTTCGACATGAGCCGACCCGCCGTCTCGCAGCACTTGCGCTTGCTGCTCGATGCGGGACTGGTCGCCGAGCGGCGGCAGGGTCGCGAGCGTCGTTACCGGCTGGTCGCCGAGCGACTGGCGCCCGTCCGTGATTGGATCGCCACCTACAGCGCGTTCTGGGTGGAACGCGGCCGACGCCTCGAACGCCTTCTGGAGACCATGGACCCATGA
- a CDS encoding amidohydrolase family protein, whose protein sequence is MAFVVVPHLTVMRASLLVALAFAAPLGAQQAPTSAPRRIAVRAAHLIDPKAGQRVDDAVVLIDGDTIVAAGAKLAIPSGYRVIDLGSATLLPGLIDVHTHLTSTRTDYYEGLFRRSPIDIAVTAHLNARRTLEAGFTSVRDVAAPEYVDVALRNAIDRGDIPGPRMAVASRALSATGGHGDLNGFSPYLAIRSSGGTVDGIDEIRKRIRENVKYGANLIKFSAGAGVLSEEESVGAPQFSQEEMNALVAEAKMWDKRVAAHAHGAEAIRMAIKAGANSIEHAGLIDEEGVRLALEHGTYLVPDILTDEWILSEGKAMGLPDKIIEKERTLRVNQNANWGRAIRAGVRFAFGTDAGVYPHGLNARQFRYLKQLPLTSMQMIQMATVNAADLMGWGKKVGLLAPGHFADLIAVPGDPLADVTELERVNFVMKGGEVVRGKGNPVLP, encoded by the coding sequence ATGGCGTTCGTCGTTGTCCCCCACCTGACCGTCATGCGTGCATCCCTCTTGGTTGCCCTCGCGTTCGCCGCGCCCCTCGGCGCGCAGCAGGCACCGACGTCAGCGCCGCGCCGGATCGCGGTGCGCGCCGCCCATCTCATCGACCCCAAAGCGGGACAGCGGGTCGACGATGCCGTCGTGCTCATTGACGGCGACACGATCGTTGCGGCGGGCGCAAAGCTCGCCATCCCGAGCGGCTACCGGGTGATCGACCTCGGTTCGGCCACGCTGCTCCCTGGCCTGATCGACGTCCATACACACCTGACGAGCACGCGAACCGACTACTACGAGGGGTTGTTCCGCCGCTCGCCGATCGACATCGCCGTCACCGCGCACCTGAATGCGCGCCGGACGCTCGAAGCCGGATTCACCTCGGTTCGTGACGTCGCGGCCCCGGAGTACGTGGACGTCGCGCTGCGAAATGCCATCGATCGCGGTGACATCCCCGGCCCGCGGATGGCGGTGGCCTCACGGGCGCTCTCGGCCACCGGTGGCCACGGCGATCTCAACGGCTTCTCGCCGTACCTCGCGATCAGGTCGTCGGGCGGGACCGTCGACGGCATCGACGAGATCCGCAAGCGCATTCGCGAGAACGTCAAGTACGGCGCGAACCTCATCAAGTTCTCCGCCGGCGCGGGTGTGCTCTCCGAGGAGGAATCGGTGGGAGCGCCCCAGTTCTCGCAGGAGGAGATGAACGCGCTCGTCGCCGAGGCAAAGATGTGGGACAAGCGGGTCGCAGCACACGCCCACGGCGCCGAGGCGATCCGCATGGCGATCAAGGCGGGCGCAAACAGCATTGAACACGCGGGCCTGATCGACGAGGAAGGTGTGCGGCTCGCGCTCGAGCACGGCACCTACCTGGTCCCCGACATTCTCACCGACGAGTGGATCCTCTCGGAAGGGAAGGCGATGGGGCTGCCAGACAAGATCATCGAGAAGGAGCGCACGCTCCGCGTGAACCAGAACGCCAACTGGGGACGCGCGATCAGGGCCGGCGTCAGGTTCGCCTTCGGCACCGATGCCGGCGTGTACCCGCACGGGCTCAACGCGCGCCAGTTCCGCTATCTCAAACAGTTGCCGCTGACGAGCATGCAGATGATCCAGATGGCGACGGTCAACGCGGCGGACCTCATGGGATGGGGAAAGAAGGTCGGCCTCCTCGCGCCGGGACACTTTGCCGATCTCATCGCCGTGCCCGGCGATCCACTCGCCGATGTCACGGAACTCGAGCGGGTGAACTTCGTCATGAAAGGCGGCGAGGTGGTGCGCGGAAAGGGGAACCCGGTCCTGCCCTGA
- the efp gene encoding elongation factor P codes for MAVPATQIRKGMVIVFEGDPCRVIDFRHHTPGNLRAMVQTKMRNLRNGSNFEHRFRADDAIEKASMETHELQFLYSGGDTYHFMNTENFDQIEMDAEALGDNAQWMVPNMQILAEYYDGRPIGIELPQYLVFEIVDTSPVMKTATKTSSYKPARLENGVTINVPEFIASGERVRVNPSTGEYLDRAKD; via the coding sequence ATGGCTGTTCCCGCGACCCAGATTCGAAAAGGCATGGTGATCGTCTTCGAAGGCGATCCCTGCCGCGTGATCGACTTCCGCCATCACACACCCGGCAATCTGCGTGCGATGGTGCAGACCAAGATGAGGAACCTCCGGAACGGCTCGAACTTCGAGCATCGCTTCCGCGCCGACGACGCGATCGAAAAGGCGTCCATGGAGACGCACGAGCTGCAGTTCCTCTACTCGGGCGGCGACACGTACCACTTCATGAACACCGAGAACTTCGACCAGATCGAGATGGACGCCGAGGCCCTGGGGGACAATGCCCAGTGGATGGTGCCCAACATGCAGATCCTGGCCGAGTACTATGACGGCCGCCCGATCGGGATCGAACTGCCGCAGTACCTCGTGTTCGAGATCGTGGACACGTCCCCGGTCATGAAGACCGCGACCAAGACGTCCTCCTACAAGCCGGCCAGGCTGGAGAACGGCGTGACGATCAACGTGCCCGAGTTCATCGCATCCGGCGAGCGCGTCCGTGTGAATCCGAGCACGGGCGAGTATCTCGATCGCGCGAAGGACTGA